A window from Streptomyces sp. NBC_00299 encodes these proteins:
- a CDS encoding GlxA family transcriptional regulator, producing MLKNVAAVLLDGVHLFEMGVVCEVFGIDRSDEGLPTYDFAVVSAEGPTLGTHVGGLTVSTPYGLERLEEADLIAVPAGREYVTRDYPPELLDALVRAVDRGARVLSVCSGVFALGAAGLLDGRRCSVHWRHAGELSLRHPRAIVEPDVLYVDEGPVITSAGTAAGIDACLHIVRQEQGPEVANKIARRMVVPPHRDGGQAQYIERPLPSPHCDTVGEVLAWMERHLDEDVTVEQLAERALMSPRTFARRFQQETGTTPYRWILRQRVLLAQELLEATDETVDAIASRTGFGTAAALRHQFVRALGTTPNAYRRTFQGPSAA from the coding sequence ATGCTGAAAAACGTCGCCGCCGTCCTCCTCGACGGTGTACATCTCTTTGAAATGGGCGTCGTCTGCGAGGTGTTCGGCATCGACCGCAGCGACGAGGGGCTGCCCACCTACGATTTCGCCGTCGTCTCGGCGGAGGGACCGACACTGGGCACCCATGTCGGCGGACTCACCGTCTCCACGCCGTACGGTCTGGAGCGGCTGGAGGAGGCCGACCTGATCGCGGTACCGGCCGGCCGCGAGTACGTCACCCGTGACTATCCGCCCGAGCTGCTGGACGCCCTGGTCAGGGCCGTCGACCGGGGAGCGCGGGTGCTCAGCGTGTGCTCCGGCGTCTTCGCGCTGGGCGCCGCGGGACTGCTCGACGGGCGCCGGTGCAGTGTGCACTGGCGGCACGCCGGGGAGCTGTCCCTCCGGCATCCGCGGGCGATCGTCGAGCCCGACGTGCTGTACGTCGACGAGGGTCCGGTGATCACCAGCGCCGGCACCGCCGCCGGTATCGACGCCTGTCTGCACATCGTGCGGCAGGAGCAGGGGCCCGAGGTCGCCAACAAGATCGCCCGGCGCATGGTCGTGCCGCCGCACCGGGACGGCGGGCAGGCCCAGTACATCGAGCGCCCGCTGCCCAGCCCCCACTGCGACACGGTCGGCGAGGTGCTGGCGTGGATGGAACGGCACCTCGACGAGGACGTCACCGTCGAGCAGCTCGCCGAGCGTGCGCTGATGTCCCCGCGCACCTTCGCCCGCCGCTTCCAGCAGGAGACCGGCACGACTCCCTACCGCTGGATCCTGCGCCAACGCGTGCTGCTGGCGCAGGAGTTGCTGGAGGCGACGGACGAGACGGTGGACGCGATCGCGAGTCGAACAGGGTTCGGAACCGCGGCCGCACTGCGCCACCAGTTCGTACGTGCCCTGGGGACGACCCCGAACGCCTACCGAAGGACGTTCCAGGGGCCGAGCGCGGCGTGA
- a CDS encoding ribonucleoside-diphosphate reductase subunit alpha, whose translation MTIAPADPASAVPTVLTDEDAPGTAHPSPSATLNGGPTGHGADLLRTLTELTADLPDADPGRVAAAALRGRSAFADEAELRELATEAAAGLISEDPAYSRLAARLLTRSIAAEAASQGVTSFTGSVAVGHREGLIADRTAEFVRLHAARLDALVDTDADDRFGYFGLRTLHSRYLLRHPITRKVVETPQHFMLRVAAGLAEDDTARSVDEVAALYGLMSRLDYLPSSPTLFNSGTRHPQMSSCYLLDSPKDELDSIYDRYHQVARLSKHAGGIGLSYSRIRSRGSLIRGTNGHSNGIVPFLKTLDASVAAVNQGGRRKGAAAVYLETWHSDIEEFLELRDNTGEDARRTHNLNLAHWIPDEFMRRVNADEPWSLFSPSDVPDLVDLWGEEFDAAYRKAEAAGLAKKTIPARDLYGRMMRTLAQTGNGWMTFKDAANRTANQTALPGHVVHSSNLCTEILEVTDDGETAVCNLGSVNLGAFVNTMTGDIDWERLDATVLTAVTFLDRVVDINFYPTEQAGRSNAKWRPVGLGAMGLQDVFFKLRLPFDSAEAKALSTRIAERIMLTAYEASTDLAERNGPLPAWEKTRTARGVLHPDHYDVELTWPERWAALRSRIATTGMRNSLLLAIAPTATIASIAGVYECIEPQVSNLFKRETLSGEFLQVNSYLVNELKELGVWDARTREALREANGSVQEFAWIPEDVRRLYRTAWEIPQRGLIDMAAQRTPFLDQAQSLNLFLETPTIGKLSSMYAYAWKSGLKTTYYLRSRPATRIARAAQGQAAQPEKTIPVQQVAEPDAVACSLENPESCEACQ comes from the coding sequence GTGACCATCGCGCCCGCAGATCCGGCCTCAGCCGTCCCTACCGTCCTCACGGACGAGGACGCTCCGGGAACCGCCCACCCGTCTCCCAGCGCCACCCTCAACGGGGGCCCTACGGGCCACGGTGCCGATCTGCTGCGGACCCTGACCGAGCTGACCGCCGACCTCCCCGACGCCGACCCCGGCCGGGTCGCCGCCGCCGCGCTGCGCGGCCGGTCCGCGTTCGCGGACGAGGCGGAGCTGCGCGAGCTGGCCACCGAGGCGGCGGCCGGCCTGATCTCCGAGGACCCCGCCTACAGCAGGCTCGCCGCCCGGCTGCTGACCCGGTCCATCGCCGCCGAAGCCGCTTCGCAGGGCGTCACGTCCTTCACCGGGTCGGTCGCGGTCGGGCACCGCGAGGGCCTCATCGCCGACCGGACCGCCGAGTTCGTGCGCCTGCACGCGGCCCGCCTCGACGCCCTGGTCGACACGGACGCCGACGACCGCTTCGGCTACTTCGGGCTGCGCACCCTGCACAGCCGCTACCTCCTGCGGCACCCCATCACCCGCAAGGTCGTCGAGACGCCCCAGCACTTCATGCTGCGCGTCGCCGCCGGTCTCGCCGAGGACGACACCGCCCGGTCGGTGGACGAAGTCGCCGCGCTCTACGGGCTCATGAGCCGCCTCGACTACCTTCCCTCCTCCCCCACCCTCTTCAACTCCGGTACCCGGCACCCCCAGATGTCGTCCTGCTACCTCCTCGACTCTCCGAAGGACGAGCTCGACTCCATCTACGACCGCTACCACCAGGTCGCCCGCCTCTCCAAGCACGCCGGCGGCATCGGTCTTTCGTACTCCCGCATCCGGTCCCGGGGTTCGCTGATCCGCGGCACCAACGGGCACTCCAACGGCATCGTCCCGTTCCTGAAGACCCTCGACGCCTCGGTCGCCGCGGTGAACCAGGGCGGCCGGCGCAAGGGGGCCGCCGCGGTCTACCTGGAGACCTGGCACTCCGACATCGAGGAGTTCCTGGAGCTGCGGGACAACACCGGTGAGGACGCCCGCCGTACGCACAACCTGAACCTCGCGCACTGGATCCCGGACGAGTTCATGCGCCGGGTCAACGCCGACGAGCCGTGGTCGCTGTTCTCGCCGTCGGACGTGCCGGATCTCGTCGACCTGTGGGGCGAGGAGTTCGACGCGGCGTACCGCAAGGCGGAGGCGGCCGGGCTCGCGAAGAAGACCATCCCGGCCCGTGACCTGTACGGCCGCATGATGCGCACCCTCGCGCAGACCGGCAACGGCTGGATGACCTTCAAGGACGCCGCCAACCGCACCGCCAACCAGACGGCCCTGCCGGGCCATGTCGTCCACTCCTCCAACCTCTGCACGGAGATCCTGGAGGTCACGGACGACGGGGAGACGGCGGTCTGCAACCTGGGATCGGTCAACCTCGGCGCCTTCGTGAACACGATGACCGGCGACATCGACTGGGAGCGGTTGGACGCGACCGTCCTCACGGCCGTCACGTTCCTCGACCGGGTCGTCGACATCAACTTCTACCCCACCGAGCAGGCGGGCCGGTCGAACGCCAAGTGGCGGCCGGTCGGACTCGGCGCGATGGGGCTGCAGGACGTCTTCTTCAAACTGCGCCTGCCCTTCGACTCGGCCGAGGCGAAAGCCCTGTCCACCCGGATCGCCGAGCGCATCATGCTCACCGCCTACGAGGCCTCCACCGACCTCGCCGAGCGCAACGGCCCGCTGCCGGCCTGGGAGAAGACCCGTACCGCCAGGGGTGTGCTGCACCCCGACCACTACGACGTCGAGCTGACCTGGCCGGAGCGCTGGGCGGCCCTGCGCAGCCGTATCGCCACGACCGGCATGCGCAACTCCCTGCTCCTCGCCATCGCGCCCACCGCGACCATCGCGTCGATCGCCGGTGTCTACGAGTGCATCGAGCCGCAGGTCTCCAACCTGTTCAAGCGCGAGACGCTCTCCGGCGAGTTCCTCCAGGTCAACTCCTACCTGGTCAACGAGCTCAAGGAGCTCGGCGTCTGGGACGCCCGCACCCGTGAGGCGCTGCGTGAGGCGAACGGCTCGGTGCAGGAGTTCGCCTGGATCCCCGAGGACGTACGGCGGCTCTACCGCACGGCGTGGGAGATCCCGCAGCGCGGCCTGATCGACATGGCGGCACAGCGGACCCCGTTCCTCGACCAGGCCCAGTCGCTGAACCTGTTCCTGGAGACGCCGACCATCGGCAAGCTCTCCTCGATGTACGCGTACGCCTGGAAGTCGGGTCTGAAGACGACGTACTACCTGCGCTCGCGCCCGGCGACCCGCATCGCCCGCGCCGCCCAGGGGCAGGCCGCCCAGCCCGAGAAGACCATCCCCGTCCAGCAGGTCGCCGAGCCCGACGCCGTCGCCTGCTCCCTGGAAAACCCCGAGTCCTGCGAGGCCTGCCAGTAA
- a CDS encoding ribonucleotide-diphosphate reductase subunit beta → MTTRNANLLDPGFELTLRPMRYPDFYERYRDAIKNTWTVEEVDLHSDVADLAKLSEGEQHMIGRLVAFFATGDSIVANNLVLTLYKHINSPEARLYLSRQLFEEAVHVQFYLTLLDTYLPDPADRAAAFDAVENIPSIREKAEFCFKWINEVEKLERLETKADRRRFLLNLICFAACIEGLFFYGAFAYVYWFRSRGLLHGLATGTNWVFRDETMHMSFAFDVVDTVRKEEPELFDDQLQEQVTDMLREAVEAELQFGRDLCGDGLPGMNTESMRQYLECVADQRLTRLGFAPVYGSENPFSFMELQGVQELTNFFERRPSAYQVAVEGTVDLDEDF, encoded by the coding sequence ATGACCACCCGTAACGCCAACCTTCTCGACCCGGGCTTCGAGCTGACCCTGCGCCCCATGCGCTACCCGGACTTCTACGAGCGCTACCGGGACGCGATCAAGAACACCTGGACCGTCGAGGAGGTCGACCTCCACTCGGACGTCGCCGACCTGGCGAAGCTCTCCGAGGGCGAGCAGCACATGATCGGCCGGCTGGTCGCGTTCTTCGCGACGGGCGACTCGATCGTGGCCAACAACCTGGTGCTCACGCTCTACAAGCACATCAACTCCCCCGAGGCGCGCCTGTACCTGAGCAGGCAGCTCTTCGAGGAGGCCGTGCACGTCCAGTTCTACTTGACGCTGCTCGACACCTATCTCCCCGATCCGGCGGACCGGGCGGCGGCCTTCGACGCCGTCGAGAACATCCCGTCCATCCGCGAGAAGGCCGAGTTCTGCTTCAAGTGGATCAACGAGGTCGAGAAGCTGGAACGCCTGGAGACCAAGGCCGACCGGCGTCGCTTCCTGCTGAACCTGATCTGCTTCGCCGCGTGCATCGAGGGCCTGTTCTTCTACGGCGCCTTCGCGTACGTCTACTGGTTCCGCAGCCGGGGCCTGCTGCACGGCCTCGCCACCGGCACCAACTGGGTGTTCCGCGACGAGACGATGCACATGAGCTTCGCCTTCGACGTCGTCGACACCGTCCGCAAGGAGGAGCCGGAGCTGTTCGACGACCAGCTCCAGGAGCAGGTCACCGACATGTTGAGGGAGGCCGTCGAGGCCGAGCTCCAGTTCGGGCGCGACCTGTGCGGTGACGGCCTCCCGGGCATGAACACCGAGTCGATGCGGCAGTACCTGGAGTGTGTCGCCGATCAGCGTCTGACGCGTCTCGGCTTCGCGCCGGTGTACGGCTCCGAGAACCCCTTCTCCTTCATGGAGCTGCAGGGCGTTCAGGAGTTGACCAACTTCTTCGAGCGGCGTCCCTCGGCGTACCAGGTGGCGGTGGAGGGCACCGTCGACCTGGACGAGGACTTCTGA